Proteins encoded within one genomic window of Solibaculum mannosilyticum:
- a CDS encoding DUF5050 domain-containing protein: protein MKKAITLLCLLALLTTSLAACGKKDGGDASGGAQSGTSVSDSASGSDSASGTDGTTGGDASGEGSGDASGSQQGGTPGDSTNANLTDDTTSHVTEAEKAPSVNLKAESMDLDIEAICSAADSEYIYYISRDDQHIYRVKHDGSDKKEIVTDECSWVGVNKDGNIEYCTNYDAKAGADSTYFTVDKNGENKVDNQEVVLDIFPIPDVKGNDGRIYYLLTTNDVMTAEKSLNPGIYSCAEGEDKINDGKMVVEGIVDSFCVIDDYVVTSITTKDGSHLYRTNLDGSNTVKLMDDRAMYLSSSGERVYFINSTDSKIYSLSIDEIKAAK, encoded by the coding sequence ATGAAAAAAGCCATTACTCTATTGTGCCTTCTGGCACTTTTGACTACATCGTTGGCTGCTTGCGGGAAAAAGGACGGGGGAGATGCTTCCGGCGGCGCCCAGAGCGGCACAAGCGTTTCCGATTCGGCCTCTGGTTCTGATTCCGCTTCCGGCACGGATGGAACTACAGGAGGGGATGCTTCAGGGGAAGGCAGCGGGGATGCATCCGGATCTCAGCAGGGCGGTACCCCTGGCGACAGCACCAATGCCAATTTGACAGACGATACGACCAGCCATGTCACCGAGGCAGAAAAAGCGCCGTCGGTCAACCTGAAGGCTGAAAGTATGGACTTGGATATCGAAGCCATCTGTAGTGCAGCTGATTCGGAGTATATCTATTATATCTCCCGTGACGATCAGCATATCTACCGCGTCAAGCACGACGGATCGGACAAGAAAGAGATCGTAACCGATGAGTGTAGCTGGGTGGGCGTCAATAAAGACGGCAACATTGAGTACTGCACCAATTACGACGCCAAAGCCGGTGCTGACAGCACCTACTTCACTGTGGACAAGAACGGCGAGAATAAGGTGGATAATCAGGAAGTCGTGCTGGATATCTTCCCCATCCCGGACGTCAAAGGCAACGATGGACGGATCTATTATCTGCTGACCACCAATGACGTAATGACCGCAGAGAAGTCTTTGAACCCTGGTATCTATTCCTGCGCAGAGGGCGAGGACAAGATCAACGACGGCAAGATGGTTGTAGAGGGCATTGTGGATTCCTTCTGCGTGATTGACGACTATGTAGTGACTTCCATCACCACAAAGGACGGATCCCATCTCTACCGCACCAATCTGGACGGCAGCAACACCGTCAAGCTGATGGACGACCGTGCTATGTATCTGTCCAGCTCGGGCGAACGGGTGTACTTCATCAATTCGACCGACAGCAAGATTTATAGCCTGTCCATCGACGAGATCAAGGCTGCTAAATAA
- the metA gene encoding homoserine O-acetyltransferase MetA: MPIKIAGSLPARKVLKSENIFVMDQERATKQDIRPLRILILNLMPDKIKTETQLLRLLSNSPLQVEVDLLQAATHVSKNTPAQHLLDFYKTYDEVKDLRYDGMIITGAPVEHLPYEEVNYWEELCTIMEWSKKHVFSTLHICWGAQAGLYYHYGIPKYAMEKKLSGVFYHRLCVHNHPLTRGFDEVFMAPHSRYAEVRRQDVDKVETLQVLAESNAAGIYLVASKDGRQIFVTGHCEYDRDTLANEYTRDVAKGIHPEIPYNYFPDNNPEGIPVINWRSHAHLLFSNWLNYYVYQRTPYDLEGHNLEEVPQDEEDA; this comes from the coding sequence GTGCCCATTAAAATCGCGGGAAGTCTGCCTGCACGAAAAGTACTAAAATCGGAAAATATCTTTGTGATGGACCAGGAGCGCGCAACAAAACAGGATATCCGTCCTCTGCGCATTTTGATTCTCAACCTGATGCCGGACAAAATCAAAACCGAGACCCAGCTTTTAAGGCTTTTAAGCAACAGTCCCCTCCAGGTGGAGGTGGATCTGCTCCAGGCTGCCACACATGTGTCCAAGAATACGCCGGCTCAGCATCTGCTGGATTTTTATAAAACCTACGATGAAGTCAAAGATCTTCGTTACGACGGCATGATCATCACCGGAGCCCCGGTGGAGCATTTGCCTTATGAAGAGGTCAATTACTGGGAGGAACTGTGTACCATCATGGAATGGTCGAAAAAACACGTTTTTTCCACGCTCCACATCTGCTGGGGCGCTCAGGCGGGACTTTATTATCACTATGGCATTCCCAAATACGCCATGGAGAAGAAATTGTCGGGGGTGTTTTATCATCGCCTTTGCGTCCACAACCATCCCCTGACGCGCGGGTTCGACGAGGTCTTTATGGCTCCCCACTCCCGGTATGCCGAGGTGCGCCGTCAGGATGTGGACAAGGTGGAAACGCTTCAGGTACTGGCCGAATCCAATGCCGCCGGGATTTATTTGGTGGCATCCAAGGACGGCCGTCAGATTTTCGTCACCGGCCACTGTGAATACGATCGGGATACCTTGGCCAATGAATATACCCGCGATGTGGCCAAAGGCATCCATCCGGAGATCCCATACAACTATTTTCCGGATAACAATCCCGAGGGCATTCCCGTCATTAATTGGCGCAGCCACGCTCACCTTCTTTTTTCCAACTGGCTCAACTATTACGTCTACCAACGCACCCCCTATGATTTGGAGGGCCACAATTTGGAGGAGGTCCCTCAAGACGAAGAGGACGCTTAA
- a CDS encoding helix-turn-helix domain-containing protein, which produces MRTGSLKYERIRDLRIDQGLTQTQIAEVLHIKQNTYSQYEIGILNYPLDVVIQLAIFYNTSVDYLVGLTDDPTPYKRRKR; this is translated from the coding sequence TTGAGAACAGGGAGCCTAAAGTACGAAAGGATCCGGGATCTGCGAATCGATCAGGGGCTCACTCAAACACAGATTGCAGAGGTGCTCCATATCAAACAGAACACCTATTCCCAATATGAAATAGGAATACTGAATTATCCGTTGGACGTCGTCATCCAGCTGGCCATATTTTACAATACCAGTGTGGACTATTTGGTAGGGCTTACGGATGATCCAACTCCATACAAACGGCGGAAAAGATAA